The genomic stretch AGTCGGACGGATTTGAAATCTCAAGCCATTTGATGCGGTGACGACGAGAGCGACATTTGCCGCCGCCGGGTCCACGCTGTCGCGGAAGATGAGGCCCGCCTTGGAGAAGGGATCGATGTCTGCAAGGCTCTCCACCTTCACGACTGCCACTGCGTCGCCCGCCACCGGCATCGTCACGATGCCGCCCTGGTCGGCGGTTCCCCAGAGATCAGTGCCCGCTGCTCGCACGGTGTAGGAGCCCGGCGCGGTGGCCCGCACGGAAAAACGCTCGACCAGCGGACTAAGCTCGGTGAGCGCGAGGCCGGAGCCATCCGCCAAGCCCACGGCGATCTGGCGAGTGGCGGTGCCGGTGTTGCCATCGTTGGCGGTGGCGGTGACGGATAGATCGTAGAGTCCCGCCGCGAGGTCTCCTAACTCGGCATCGCTGGTGGCCGACCAGTCGTAGGGCGCGATGTTTTCCTGATGCATCAGGACGCCGTTGACGGAGAGTTTCAGGTTGGAAATGGTGCCGCCCGTGGCGCTGGCGTTGACCGTGAGGTTGTTTCCTTGGACGAAAGTCGCGCCCTCCGCCGGGGTGTTGATCGTGACGGCCAGCGGCACGGGTGCAACGGTCGCGCCCCAAGCTCCGGCCCGGGTGAGTGCCATCGCATTCGGCGCGGTGGTGTCGTTGTTCCCGCGGTTCACAAAGCGCACATAGCGGGCACTCCGCGCGACGCTGAAGAGGAAGTCCTCGTTCCATTTGGTGGCGCCGTTGGTCTGCACATCCGAGAGCACGGTGGTGAAGTCCGTGCCGTCCGTGGAGACCTGCACGTCGAAACGCTGCCGGCGCGTCACGCCATTATAGACGGCGACCGTCACGCCTTTGACGGTCCTCGTCGTGCCCAGGTCGATCTGCATGTAGTCGTTAATGTTTCCCACCGAGCAACGCGTGGTGAAGAGCCCATCTTCGTCCACGAGGTTCGAGGCCGGGAAGCCGGACTGGGCGTTTGGCGCGCTCGCGGTGAGGCCCTTGAAGAACGGCTGGTCGGGGTGCCAGCCGAGCGAGCGGGCCTCGTGGAGCGCGAGGAGGTTGTTCGCCGAGTTGCCGCCGTTGACAATGCGCAGGTAGCGGGCGGTGACTTCGGGGAAATAGAAGTCCTCGAGGCCCGCGCTGTTGCCGGAACTCACGGCGTTGGTCCGCCGGTTCGTCCAGGTCGTGCCGTTCGTCGAAGTCTGCACCGTGAAGGTGTGGTTCCGCTGGTCGCCGAGGTAGAAGGCGAGGCCGACGCCGCTGACGGGCCGGTCCTGGCCAAAGTCGAACTGGTAGTATTGTCCGATCCGGTCGATGGAGCCGTAGTTGCCGGTGAGGTCGCCGTCGATGAGATACTGGGGATTGCGATTCGAGTCGGTGGAGTTCGTCGTCGCGGAGCTCACCGGAAAACCTTCCTCGAACTCGGCGAGGCGCAGGGCGGTGTAGTTGCCGGAGGAGGCGCGTTTTTCATCACCTAGCGGAGTGAAGGGATTGCTGTCGCGGTTGCTGTCGTATTGGTGGGGTGTCCAGTCGGTCACGCGGGCGCCCCGTGCGATGAGGTCGGCGACGTAACTGCGCGTATCGTCGTAGAACCAACCGGTGTCGCGGGCGTAAATGAGGCAGATGGTGCGCACTTCGTTCGCGTAGGCCCACCCGAGCAGGTCGGCAGTCCATTGGCGATACGGGGCTCCACGGTCGAAGTAATACTGCGGCGGGGCGTCTGTCGCGACGCCGCCTGCGGCGAGGATGTTCGCCCGGAGTAGATTGAACGCCGAACTGGAGAACGGATTGCTAGAGAGATAGCTGTCCGGATAACCATTGGCCGAGGCGATGACGGCGATGGCCGAGCAACGGGCGGCGTAGGCGTTTCGGGCCGCGGTGGTCTCCGCGGTGGGCAGCGACTCGAGGTTATTGATGCAAACGGTGTCGAGCGTGCTATACCACGCTTTGACAAAGGTGTTGTAAAAGCCGTAGGCGCTGGCACCGCTTCCGCCGCCCGCCGTGCTTTCGATGATCGGGGGCGCGGGGAAGAGGCTCACGATGGCCGCGCGTTGGGTGTCGTTCGTCGCGCCCGCGCCGCTCCAGCCGTTGGGATGAATGAACAACTTGCCGCCCTTGGAGCGGAAGTCCGACGTGTTGCCCGGGACGGTGTCGTCGTCGTAGCCGACTTCGAGCACCGATTGGGTGCCACCGGAGCTAATCTCGACGGCGTGGGCCGGGTGAAGGGCGGAGAGTGCAAAGGCTCCCACCACCAGCCTGCGGATCGGCTGATTGAGTGGTTTTTTTGTTTTCATAGGTTTTTGAGGACGGAATTCTGTAGGATCGCCCTCCCGGCGGCCGAGTGCGACCACGGCAGCCAGCAGGGGGAACTGGGCAGATGTTTTCATTTTGGGTTTTGGTTTCTCTGATCGATGCTCTGGCAGTCCCGCTTGCGTCGGCCGGACTTGCCGGCGCTTCAAGGATTGTAGCGGACGCGGAAGAACGCATGTCCGCTGGTCAGCCGGTTTACCGAATGAAACTGGCTTGAGCGCCAACGTAGAAGCCGGAAGCCGCGGGATGGCTTCCGGCTTTGTCGGAATCGCGGATGCGATTTTGGAACTTAGTTCACCGCCCGGAGGCGGCCGAAAAGCTTGGTGCTCGCACCCTTCGGTACGGTCACGGTTACAGTCTGGGTGTTCGGGCTTCCTCCGGTCGGCGTGCCGATCACGACTCCGGCGCCCGGCGTGCCAGGGGAGATGTTCAGCGTTGTCCAGCCGGTTAAGGTAGTGCCGTATTCAAACGTTTGGGTGGTGTCGGCGGTGGAATCCACCAAGCGGGTGAAGGTGAACACAAAGTTTGAACCCGAAGCGTTCAAGGTCGGCAGGATCGCAGCAGGGGACTCGGCGAGCAGCGGTTCGCCGTTGAGGACGTATTCGAGGAGATTGGCAATCCCGTTGAAATTCGGATCCTGCGTCGCGCCGTTGTTCGCTCCGGTAAGGCCCTTGGAGGTGGCCCACGCGGCGTAGCCCGCGGGCACGACGACTCCGACCTGGATGGTGCCGGTGCCGGTGATAAGACCGCCGGAATTGCCCGAACCATAGATGCCATCATCTTGGGGCAGCCCTCCGATAAACAACGCGCCCACCACATCGGTGCCGGAAAAGTTCAGATCAAGTTGGCCGCCGATGAGAAGGGAGACGGAGGAGGCGTCGTTCAGACTCGGACTGGTGAGGCTGAGCGTGCCTTCGGTCACACTGGTGATGCCGCTGTAGGTATTCGCTCCGGAAAACGTCTGCGTGCCGGATCCCACCTTGGTCACCCCGCCCGTGCCGCTGATGGCACCGGAATAAATCGTGTTTGCAGCGCCGCCGACAGTCAGCGTGCCGGAGCCGAGGGTTACGTTGCCCCCGATCGTTCCGCCGCCCGCGAGCGAACTGACGGTCGTGCTCGTGTTATTCAGGTCGAGAGTTGCGCTGGCTACGTTCGCCAGGGTCACCGTTGCGCCTGTCCCAAAGGCCGAGGACGAGCCCGCACGGAGAATGCCTGAGTTCACCTGCGTCGGCCCGGTGTAACCATTATTTCCGCTCAACACCAATGTCCCCGCGCCAGCTTTTGTCAGGGCGATGTTGACTCCGGGGGCGGTCCCATTAGTGATCAGGCGAGCATCGGCGCCGATCCGGCCGGTGTAGGTATTGGTCGTGCCGGCGGCAATGTCGAGTGTCAGCGTCGCCCCCGTTGCGTTTGAGTTGACGACGGCAGTATTGGCTACCGTGCCAGTGGCGAGCAAGCCCGAGAGACCTTGGTTCTGACCGTTGAGATCAAGTTGGGCGTTGGTGGTGCCTCCGTTTAGAGTCAGCGTTGTCGTCATCGGTAAACGATCAACTCCGTCGGAAAGTTGGATCGACATCCCTCCACCGCCGGAAGTGATTGTCGTGCTGCCGGTATAAGTGTTCGCGTTGGAAAGCACCAGAAAGTGCGACTGTTGCGCGCCGCCACCGGTCGCGACCAGATTGCCCGTGCCGCTGACCACCCCGCTCAGAGTCAACCGGTCGCGGATCGGGGAAAAACTGAAAGTGTTGGTTCCCGTCAAGTTCACTGATCCGGGGAAGGTCGCTCTATTTAGGTTCGCTCCGTTCATGTTCAGGGTGGCGCTGGTGAGGTTGAGCGCGAACTCAGGCAGCAGCAGCGCTTGCGTTTGAGCATCACCGGAAGAGGTGGTGAGTCTGAAAGTCCCACTGTTCACGTTGACCGTCGCGCCGGCGGGGACGGCGTCGAAACTAGTTGCGCCCGCTGCTGGATTCAGCGCCAACGTCGCTCCGGGAGCGACGTTGAAAGTGCTGAAAGCCGTCGTATTCTGAAGGATGGTCGTCCCTTGATTGGCGTTCAGCGCGCCGGTCATCTCGTTGAAGGCGGAAAGCGTCAGCTGGCCGGATCCGCTTTTCGTCAAACCGCCCATTCCGCTGAGGACCGCGCTAATAACGGGGCTTGATATGCCTGTGCCACTGGTGGGATTGACCGTGAGGACCGCCTCGTTGCTCCCAAAGCCCAATTTGCCCGCACCTGAAATGACCCCCTTGTTAGCTCCCGTGGCACCGGAGAACAGCACCGCGCCGCTCGTGTTGGTCAGCGTTGTCTCAAGCGGAATATCCAAGACCGGTGCGGTCACCCCGCCCTCAAGCACGAGCGAATTGATGGTATCGTTCGTGCCGCTCGTGCCTTCGGTGATAAGAATATTTTCGCCCGCCGTCGTCCCGTTGAAAGTGAACTCGTCCTCAAGGTTTAAGGGCCGCAAGCCCGTGGTCGCGTTGTAGGTCACGAAGGTGTTGGCCAAGCCAGTTACCGTGCCCGCTCCTCCCGTGGCCGAAGTCGTTTCCCCCACCAGGAATGGCACGATATGGGTATTCGTCGCCGCACTGTTAATGCCCGTGCTCAGTGCCGCCGTGGTCCCCACCAGAGTCGGCGGTGTGGTGACGATGATGCGTTGAAGGTCGCTCGTGGAATCGAAACCGAGGTCTGTGCCATTGACAAGTGCTACCACGCCGCCCGCGTTGCGCGTGAGACTGGCCAAGGTGAGTGTGGCGATGTTCGTGGGAGTGCCGGCCATGCCGATCCGGGCTTGCCCACCGGCACCGAGCGTCACCGGACCGATCGTTTCCGTGGAAGCACCCGCGTCACTGCCGATGTAATTGAAAAAGCCGCCGCCGTTGAGCAAAAATCCCTGTGTGTCAGCAATGCGGTTGTTGTTGTTGCCGCCCGCCGCCGTCGTGTTGTTCAGCCGGAACTCGCCACCGCCGAGCGTGATCGGCGTGGCCGATGCGCTCAGGCTGCTGGGGGCGCCTGACAGCAGCAATACGCCGCCATTGACCGTGGTAGGACCGGTGTAGGTGCTGACGCCCGACAACGTCGCCGTGCCGCTTCCTATTTTTGTCAGGCCAAGCGCTCCGCCGGTGTTCTGGATCGTTCCGGAAAAGGTCGCGGTTCCGTTGTTGGATCCCAAAGTCAGGATCGCGGGTCCCGCAGCGGAATTATCGACCGTGCCAGTCGCGCCCGCAAGATTGTTGATCGTTTCGCTCAGCCCACTGAGATCAAACGTTCCCCCGGCGAGGGTCACGGTGCCGTTGTTGAAGATTTGATCACCGCCGGTTCCGCCGAGTTTCGCCACGCCGCCTGCATTGACTGTCACCCCGGTGGTCCCGACCACATGGACGGTTTCAGTGCTCGCTTTTGCCAGGATCGCCGTCGCTCCGCTGTTGACGATCATGGAGAATCCGTTGTTGTCGTCAACGCCACCGAAAGTGACTGTGCCAGCGTTGCTGATGTTGACGGATGCGCCGGTCAATTTGGCGTTGATCGTGCTGGAGGTTCCGAGCACACCCGTGTTAACCACTTTGATTCCACCGAAAGTGAGCACGTGCGTGGTATTGGTGCTGCGCTCGAGCGTGTAGCCGGAGGTGGAAAACGTCACCGTGTCCACGTTTATGGCGGCACCCGTGGTCACAGTGCCGGCGGTTCCGGAGAATACCGCGGAGTTGGGAGTCCCAGCGTTATTGGTCCAGACCACATCGGAAGCTCCATTGTCCCATCGAGCGCTGGTGGTGTCCCAAGTGCCAGTGCCTCCAAGCGTGCCGTTGTTGAACAGGCCATCCGCATCCCAAGTCAAGGTGCCGGCGTGGATGCCCGCGGTCGCCACAAAAGTCGCTAGCGAGGCGGTGAAGAAGTGGCCGGAAGGGCGCGAAGAGTTTTTACGGGGTTTCATGGTGGGTTCTTTGTAGAAGTGAGGCCGAGGATGTTGACGTGGAACGATGGATTGATGGATCTCGGAATGGTCTGAACGAACGATGTTCCGATTCACCTAACGGATGTGTCGTTCGACAGGAGCCTCGCCGCTAATTGGGTTGTAGCGGGATTCGATGCGGGTTTTTGAGGCAGGCCTCCGTGAAGATAGCAGCGTCGGAGGTTACGAACATCCCGTGTTCACGGGAATCCGGCAGGTATTTCGAGCGGCAAGGCCAGGAGCGTCTCGAATCCCGAGAGGGGTGCCCGGGTCCGGATTGCGGCGCCCCACGCCGCTCACGGTTCGTAGCGCACGCGGAAGAAGGCGGCTTCCCCGACGAACGGGAAGCTTGCTTCGTAGGTGGCGGCGTTTCCGAGGTCCTGTAACAGCTCGATGCTGGTGGGGGAGACGGACGGCCAGTCCGTCAGATTGATGGAATGTTGGAAAACACGCGTCACGCCGCCGAGGTCCTTGCGCTGGCGGAACTGGAGGCGGAAGGACGGGAGATCGTTCTTTGTGCCTTTGACGCGGTTTAGGTTCCGGTCGTCGAGATGGGGGTTTAGGTCCGTGACGAATTCGTGGAAATTGGTGAGGCCGTCGTGGTCGGGATCCGCGTCGTCGCCGGAGATGGCGGGGTTAGAGAGATCGGCGGGTGAAAAGATGAGGGCACGCCAGCCGGGCAGGGAGTTGGCGGATTTTAAACGAAGATCGCTGAAGGTGGCCGTCGTGCTCTGGGTGTCGTCATGCGAGGTGACGGCGAGGCCGACCGGGGCAGTGGCGGCGAGAGTGGCGGTTTTGGTGCCTGCGCTTGTCCATGTCGTGCCGTTGGTGGAATATGCGGCGGTGAAAACGTTCCCTTGGCGACTCAGGCGCAGCCACACCGGCGCGCTGATCCCGGTCCCTGCGGTGCTGGTGGAAGCGGCACCAGAAGTCGGACGGATTTGAAATCTCAAGCCATTTGCTGCGGTGACGACGAGAGCGACATTTGCCGCCGCCGGGTCCAGGCTGTCGCGGAAGGTGAGTCCCGCCTTGGAAAAGGGATCGATGTTTGCAAGGCTCTCCACATTTACCACGGCCACGGCGTCCCCGCTCAGCGGTTTGGTCACGATTCCGCCTTGGTCAGAGGCTCCCCAAAGATCCGTGCCTGCGGCTTGCACGGAATACGCGCCGGGCCCGGTGGCGCGCACCTTGAAATGCTCTATCAAGGGACCGATTTCGGTGAGCGCGAGGCCGGAGCCATCTGCCAGACCCACGGCGATCTGGCGCGTGGTTTTGCCATGGTTGCCACTACTGGAGATGGCGGCGGCGGAGATATCGTAAAGACCCGCAGCGAGGTCACCGAGCGCGACATCGCTGGTGGGCGACCAGTCATACGGCGCGCCGTTTTCCTGGTGCATCGTGACGCCGTTGACGGATAGATTGAAGTGGGAAATCGTGCCGCCGATGGCGCTCGTGTTCACCGTCAGATTGTTTCCCTGCACGAGATTGGCGTTGGCGGCCGGCGTGTTGATGGTGACGCTCAGCGGCGCGGGATCGACCGGCAGGGGATTCAGCGGACCGGCATCCACCGTGAATTTCTCCGAGGAACCGACCGTGGTCTTGTCGCACTTGAGCGGATCGGCTCCGGCGGTGGGAGTGGTGACGTAGAGATTACTGCTGCTGTCGAGCAGCGAGATCGTGGCGTCCGCATTGAGGCGGACGCGGAATTTCTCTGTGTTTCCGATGCTGGCCTTGTCCGCCTTCATGGTGGTTTGCCCGCCGCCGCTGGAGACAAACAAGTCATTCGCGGTCGCCTTCAACGCGATCTGTCCCTTGCCCGCATCGATCACGAGGAATTTCTCGCCGTCGCCGGCGGTGCTCTGGCTTGCGATCAGCGGGACGTTCGGATCGACAAGATTGGCGGAAACATATTTGCCGTTCGAGTAGGCCTTGAGCGTGATGGTCTTGCCGACAAGGATGGCCCGCTCGGCGAAGACGCGGGCGGTGTACATCATGGTGTCGATGTCGTTCTCGCTGCCGATGGGGAGGCCCTGAGAAACGCTGCTATTGTAGCAGTTGAAAGCAAGGATCTGCGGGAACGCGCCCCGCTTGGCGAGATCCTCGAGGTATTCGCCCGTTTTCTGGTAGAACTGGGTGCCGGAATAGTTCTGAGGAAAGATGATGACGATGGAGACGAGTCCGTTGTCATTGGCCCAGCGGATTTCGTCAGCGACGTATTGTCGGTAGTTGGCATTCCGGCTGAAGTAGAACTCCGGGGGGGCATCGGTGCACATGGTGCCTCCGAGGATCGCCGTGTTGCGTCGGATCGCGAACTTCGGATCCGTGGCCCAAGGGTAAAGCTCTGGGTGGGGCTCGCCGTTGGGAGAATAGATCGGCGAGAAAGTCGACGTGTTGTAGGGATGGAGGCTGCTTTTGAGGAGGTTCGGGTAGGATGGGTCGGACCATCGGTCGACGAAGTTGATCACGATGTACCTGGCGGATGACCAGTAGCCGGGGCCTTTGAAGAGCCGTTGCATGTCGTCGGCCGGCGTCAGGTAGTCGTTGGTGCCCACGGCGGATTCGAGGATGAAGTCCTTGCCACCGAAGCGGGAATAGATGCCGTTGCGGATCGGGGTCGAACTCAACGACCAGCCGAGCGAGTGACAGTAGTACTTGCCGCCGGCCGCGCGGAACCTGGCCGACGAGGCAGGATTGGCGAGGTCCCGGTTGTCCATGTAAGCGGCCGCGGAGGAGCCGCCCGTGCCGTCGGTCGAGGTGGTGCCACCGGCATAGACCTGATACTGCGCCCTGGCGGTAAGGGAGAGAGCGAAGGAGGCGAGGACCGCCAGGGCGTGGAGAAGAATTTTCACTGAGTGGGTCCCGGGTAAAGCACGCGGAAGAACCCGCCTTCGCCGGTGAGGGGGAAGCGTGCTTCGTAGATCGCGGCGTTTCCGAGATCCTGAAGCACATCCACGCTCGAGGGCACCACCTCCGGCCAGTCCGAAAGATCAGTCGATTGCTGGAAAACGCGGGGCGCGCCGCCGAGGTCTTTGCGCTGGCGGAATTGAAGGGTGAATGTCGAGAGGCCGTCGGTGGCGCCTTGGACGCGGTTTAGGTTCCGGTCGTCGAGATGGGGGTTTAGGTCCGTGACGAATTCGTGGAAATTGGTGAGGCCGTCGTGGTCGGGATCCGCGTCGTCGCCGGAGATGGCGGGGTTAGAGAGATCGGCGGGTGAAAAGGTGAGGGCGCGCCAACCAGCCAGGGAGTTGACGGTTTCCAGACGGAAGCCGCTGAAGGTGGCGGTCGTGCTGAGGGCGGCGTTGTGGGAGGTGACCGCGAGGCCGGCTTGGGCGGTCGCGGCGACGGTGGCGGTTTTCGTGCCCGCGCTCGTCCAGGTCGTGCCGTTGGCGGAGAATGCGGCGGTGAAGTTGTTTCCCTGTCGGGTCAGGCGCAGCCACACGGGGGCGGTGATGCCGCCGAACGCTGTGTAGGTGGTGGCGGCTCCGATGGTTGGACGGACCTGGAAGCTCACGCCGTTGGCTGCGGAGAGGATGAAGGCGACGTTCGCTGCGTTGCTCGCCGTGCCGTCGCGAAAGGTCAGGCCAGCCTTGGCCCAGACGTTGGTGTTTGCGAGACTCTCCACTTTGACGATTGCCACGGAGTCGCCAGTTATTGGTCGGGTGACCAGGCCGCCCTGATCCGAGCTTCCCCACAAGTCGGTCCCTGCGGCGCGCACTGAATAGGCAGCCAGCGCGGTATTGCGCACGGTGAAATGCTCGAACAGCGGGCCGAGTTCGGTGAGCTGGAGGCCGGAGCCGTCGGCCAGACCCACTGCAATCTGGCGGGTGGCAGTGCTGGTGTTGCCACCGCTGGCGGTGGCTGTGACGGAGAGATCGTGAAGGCCTGCCGACAGGTCGCCGAGCGCGGCATCGCTGGCCGCCGACCAGTCGTAGGGCGCGGTGTTTTCCTGATGCATCAGGACTCCGTTGACTGAAAGCTTGAGGTTGGAAACGGTGCCGCCGGTGGCGCTGGCGTTCACTGTGAGATTATTACCCTGAACCAGACTGGCGCCTTCCGCTGGCGTGTTGATCGTGACCACCAGCGGCACGGTTGCGGTGCCGGATCCCACGCCGGACGCGGGACCGGTAACTCCCAGTCGCTCGCCCAACACCTTGTAATAATACGGGGTGCCGCTACTCAGTCCGGTGTCGGTGAACGTGGTGGCCTCCACTCCGGTGGCGATGGTCGTGTAAGTTCCGCCGGAGGAGGTGGCGCGCTGGACCTGATAGCTCGAGGCCTCCCACGAGGGAGACCATTCCAATGTCAATTGCCCGCTGCCGGACGTGACCGCGGGCATGCCCGGCGTGGCCAGGGTGGCTCCGAAGGATGTCTGGCTGAAATTCGCCTGGCTGACGGTGCGATATTGGCGCGGAGTGAAGGCAATACTGCCGTAGATGGTGCCACCAAGATCGACCGTGGTGGATTCCACGGCGGTCCACGACGTGCCGTTGGTCGAATAGGAGGCGGTGTGGGTTGTGCCGTTGCGTTCCAAGCGCAGCCAGACGGGCACGGCGATGTTCGGAATCGTTTTCACCGTCGTGGGACTGCCGTTGCCGGTTGCGCGCACTTGGTAAAGGAGCCCGGAGGTGCCGTTCGCGTTCACCGTGAGCAGCGTCATCGGGTTGCCGCCCGGCCGCCCGGCCGTGCCACGGAACATCAAGCCCGCCTTTCCCCCCGAGTTCTGAAAGCTGTCCACCCGCGTCACCAGAGTCGTCGTCCCGGAAATGGTCCGGCTCAGGATGGCTCCTTCGTCGAGATACGCCTGGAAATCCCGCCCCGCGCCGGTCAGCACGTAACTCCCCGGCCCGGTCGCCCGGCTGGTTTGATAAATTCTTTCGTCGGAATGGGTTTCACGCGAACTCAGGCCGCTGCCGCTGGGCAGGTTGATATTGACGCGCTGCACCTCGGTGCCGATGCGTCCCAGCGCATCGGTCGCGATCGCGGAAAAATAGTAACTGCCCGACGGCAGATCGGCCAGCAGGGAGGAATCGGCGGCGTTCCACGTGTAAGGCGCGGCCGTTTTGCGGGCGATGAGGTGGTCGTCGAGGTAGAGGTCCACCGATGAGATTGCCGTGGAGCTCGCGCCCACGGCGGTAACGGTCACGCTGAGGTCCGTGCTCTGCGGCAGCGCGGCCGGCGGGGTGACCGAACTCAAACTCGTGAACGTGACGACCGGTGGTGGATTCTCCTGCCGATACGCCAACTGCGCGGAGTAAATGTCCTGCGGGCTCAGGTTGGCCGGCGTTATTTTCTCGTGCCAATAGTCGGTCAGGGGCCCGGTCCACAGGTTGCCGAAGGCACCGGTCCACTGCATTGCGGTGGCGTCCGCCGTCTTGGTGCCGACTGACACCGTGCGCAGCCACTTCGCCACGGGCTGATTCGCTGCGGAGCGGATGTTCCAGTAAACCGTGCCCATCGTCGTGCCGGTGCTGGCGGAGTTCTCCGGCTCGGTCACCGTGGCATTGCTGGTATACGGATTGCCTGTGCCGCAATCGATGTCCGAGTACAGGTTACGCACCGGATCTTCGGCACCGATGTTCGAGTGATTGTCGAGCGCGACGTTTACCCCGCTGCCCGAGGAAAAGACGTTGTCGGTGGCATTCGCCTCCACTGAAAGCTCGTGCAGCAGGTCGCAGTTGAAGCGAAACCCGCGCACAAGGTTGTTATCGCCATAAAGATCGATCCCGTGGTGCCCCGTGCTGCCGTTGGCGGTGCGCCCGGACTCTACGTCGAATTGGGTGTCCAGGATCGAGTTATAAGTCCCGCCGCCGTCGATTCCGTAGTCCACGTTGATCATCCGGATGTTTCGGATCCAGCAATTTGTAGCCCCGGCAAAATCAATTCCATTCTGCCCGATCTCATTAAAATGTCCCGCGTAGGGCGTGGGCGGAAATTTGATCGTCAAGCTCTCGATGCCCTTTTCACTCCCGCCCTGGATCCGGAGAAATCCGCCGCCGAAGCTGTAGTCCCCGCCGTATTCCGCTGTCAGGTTGGTGTTGATCTTGATGATCACGCCGTCCCGGCTTTCCCCGCGCAGCACGGTGTTATTCTTGGAGACGTTGACGTATCCGCTGATCAGATAGTTTCCGTTGGGTATGTGGACGGCCTTGTTGGCCGGGCACGCCGCCAGCGCCGCGTTAAAAGCCGCCGTGCAGTCCGTCGTGCCGTCTCCCACCGCCCCGTGGTCCGTCACGTCCACCCCCGTTGACCAACTCGGGATTTCCTGTTCTCCCGCGCGGTATCCAACTTTCGACCAATCCTTGAGCACCGCCCGATTCCAAGTGGAGCCGTTGTTTCCCCAGATCTGCGAGTATTGCACCGGCACGATGATTTCGCCGACGACGCTCGCGAAAGTGCTGCCGAGGCGGACATTGTCGAAATTCACCGAAGCGGCGGAAGTGGAGCCGGCGACGGTGCTGGTCCCCCCGGCGAAAAGCCGAAGCGCCGAAATCGTGCCCAAGTTCACCGAGGTGTCATCGATGTAGGCGGTGGCCGGTTCGGTGGTGCCTGCGGGATTCAGGTAAAAGCGGACGCGATCCAGATTTCCCGAAGCGTTGAAGGTGATGCGCCCCACGACCAGCGATTGCGTGGCGTTGTAAGCCACGGGAGAGGCTGAGTTGGCGACGCTGAAGCTGTTGAGGTAATTGATGCCGAAATTTCCGCCGGTGCTGAGGGCGGCGTTTGCGTTCGAATTTTGTCCGAAGGCGATCTTCTCCCTCTCCCCGCTCTTCTGGCTGTCCGTGGTGCCGAAAAAGGCGAAATTCGTGGTGCGCCCGGTGTTCAGCGTGTTGAGCGCCGTGTGGTAGCTGAAGTAGAAATCGCCGCTGTCCACGATCTGGCCGAGGTCCCGGAAGGCCAATGCGCTGGACGAGGTGCCGTCGATGACGGCCTGGCCGCCGGTCACGATCGCGCTCGAGGCGGCAGGGGTGAGAGTCACTCCGGTGGAGGTGGAGCTACCCCAGGCGGCGCTGAATCCGTTTCCGCCGCTCGCGGTGTTGGTCTGAAGATTGGCGCCGTCGGAGTAAGCGAAGGAGTCCGAGGCGCTGCCCTGATAGGCGGCCGCGCCGGCCGGATGGAAGTGGAGATGCGCCCAGAGGGTAAAAGCGATGGCGGGTGATCGATACGTTCTCATGGCGGCGGGTTTCCTGGCAGGGTGGGAAGGCCTTTAACGTTTGATTGGACCAGCGGGCGGAGCCACCGTCTTGCGAACCGGACACGGGGAGAATGACTTGGATTTCTGGATCCCTGCGGAGGGAGAGCGCTGGGGGCATCCAGGGATTCGCAGA from Luteolibacter arcticus encodes the following:
- a CDS encoding beta strand repeat-containing protein, whose translation is MKPRKNSSRPSGHFFTASLATFVATAGIHAGTLTWDADGLFNNGTLGGTGTWDTTSARWDNGASDVVWTNNAGTPNSAVFSGTAGTVTTGAAINVDTVTFSTSGYTLERSTNTTHVLTFGGIKVVNTGVLGTSSTINAKLTGASVNISNAGTVTFGGVDDNNGFSMIVNSGATAILAKASTETVHVVGTTGVTVNAGGVAKLGGTGGDQIFNNGTVTLAGGTFDLSGLSETINNLAGATGTVDNSAAGPAILTLGSNNGTATFSGTIQNTGGALGLTKIGSGTATLSGVSTYTGPTTVNGGVLLLSGAPSSLSASATPITLGGGEFRLNNTTAAGGNNNNRIADTQGFLLNGGGFFNYIGSDAGASTETIGPVTLGAGGQARIGMAGTPTNIATLTLASLTRNAGGVVALVNGTDLGFDSTSDLQRIIVTTPPTLVGTTAALSTGINSAATNTHIVPFLVGETTSATGGAGTVTGLANTFVTYNATTGLRPLNLEDEFTFNGTTAGENILITEGTSGTNDTINSLVLEGGVTAPVLDIPLETTLTNTSGAVLFSGATGANKGVISGAGKLGFGSNEAVLTVNPTSGTGISSPVISAVLSGMGGLTKSGSGQLTLSAFNEMTGALNANQGTTILQNTTAFSTFNVAPGATLALNPAAGATSFDAVPAGATVNVNSGTFRLTTSSGDAQTQALLLPEFALNLTSATLNMNGANLNRATFPGSVNLTGTNTFSFSPIRDRLTLSGVVSGTGNLVATGGGAQQSHFLVLSNANTYTGSTTITSGGGGMSIQLSDGVDRLPMTTTLTLNGGTTNAQLDLNGQNQGLSGLLATGTVANTAVVNSNATGATLTLDIAAGTTNTYTGRIGADARLITNGTAPGVNIALTKAGAGTLVLSGNNGYTGPTQVNSGILRAGSSSAFGTGATVTLANVASATLDLNNTSTTVSSLAGGGTIGGNVTLGSGTLTVGGAANTIYSGAISGTGGVTKVGSGTQTFSGANTYSGITSVTEGTLSLTSPSLNDASSVSLLIGGQLDLNFSGTDVVGALFIGGLPQDDGIYGSGNSGGLITGTGTIQVGVVVPAGYAAWATSKGLTGANNGATQDPNFNGIANLLEYVLNGEPLLAESPAAILPTLNASGSNFVFTFTRLVDSTADTTQTFEYGTTLTGWTTLNISPGTPGAGVVIGTPTGGSPNTQTVTVTVPKGASTKLFGRLRAVN
- a CDS encoding discoidin domain-containing protein; this translates as MKTKKPLNQPIRRLVVGAFALSALHPAHAVEISSGGTQSVLEVGYDDDTVPGNTSDFRSKGGKLFIHPNGWSGAGATNDTQRAAIVSLFPAPPIIESTAGGGSGASAYGFYNTFVKAWYSTLDTVCINNLESLPTAETTAARNAYAARCSAIAVIASANGYPDSYLSSNPFSSSAFNLLRANILAAGGVATDAPPQYYFDRGAPYRQWTADLLGWAYANEVRTICLIYARDTGWFYDDTRSYVADLIARGARVTDWTPHQYDSNRDSNPFTPLGDEKRASSGNYTALRLAEFEEGFPVSSATTNSTDSNRNPQYLIDGDLTGNYGSIDRIGQYYQFDFGQDRPVSGVGLAFYLGDQRNHTFTVQTSTNGTTWTNRRTNAVSSGNSAGLEDFYFPEVTARYLRIVNGGNSANNLLALHEARSLGWHPDQPFFKGLTASAPNAQSGFPASNLVDEDGLFTTRCSVGNINDYMQIDLGTTRTVKGVTVAVYNGVTRRQRFDVQVSTDGTDFTTVLSDVQTNGATKWNEDFLFSVARSARYVRFVNRGNNDTTAPNAMALTRAGAWGATVAPVPLAVTINTPAEGATFVQGNNLTVNASATGGTISNLKLSVNGVLMHQENIAPYDWSATSDAELGDLAAGLYDLSVTATANDGNTGTATRQIAVGLADGSGLALTELSPLVERFSVRATAPGSYTVRAAGTDLWGTADQGGIVTMPVAGDAVAVVKVESLADIDPFSKAGLIFRDSVDPAAANVALVVTASNGLRFQIRPTSGAASTSTAVTGISAPVWLRLSRQGNVFTAAYSTNGTTWTSAGTKTANLAATAPAGLAVTSHDDTQSTTATFSDLRLESANSLPGWRALIFSPADLSNPAISGDDADPDNDSLTNFHEFITDLNPHLDDRSLNRVQGTKDDLPSFRLQFRQRKDLGGVTRVFQHSSNLTDWPSVSPTSIELLQDLGNAATYEASFPFVGEAAFFRVRYEP